A window of Gemmatimonas sp. genomic DNA:
ATGGCCACGAGCACGCGCTCGCCCTTCAGCGGCAACAGGCCGTGCACCGATGCGTTCGACATTATTCGCCCTAAAACTCGACGGGCTCGAACGCGCACGCCGCGCTCGAGGCCTTACCGATACGCGACTTCTCGGCGAGCCTGGCGAGCACGTCGACCGTGCGCTGCACGCACGCCTCGGTACTCAGGCAGCCGAACGAGAGACGCAACGCGGCGTTCGCCACGTCAGGCGCCACGCCCATCGCGCTCAACACGTGCGACGCCGAGACGCTCCCGCTCTGACACGCCGAGCCCGCACTGCAGGCGATGCCACGGAGGTCGAGCGCCATCAGCATCGACTCGCTGCTGGTGCCGGGGATCGACATGTTGGTGATGTGCGGCGCACGCGGTGCATTCGCGGCGTGAATGATCACGTCGGGAATGCGCTCGCGCAGTCCGCGCTCGAACATCGCCTGCAGCTTCTGCATGCGGGCATGCTCGTCGTCGTGCTCGGCCACGAGCAGCTCGGCTGCTGTGGCGAGGCCCACGGCGAAGGCGACGTTCTCCGTGCCGGGACGGCGGCCGCGATCCTGCGAGCCGCCATGAAACATCGGCTCGAGCGGCGTGTCGCGGCGAATGAACAGGGCACCGATGCCCTTCGGGGCCCCGATCTTGTGCCCCGAAATCGTGAGCAAATCAAACGGCGTCTGTTTCGCGTCGATCGGCACCTTGCCGAACGCTTGCACCGCATCGGTGTGAAACATCGCGCCGGCAGCTTTGGCGTTCGCCGCCAAGGCGGGTACGTCCTGCATTACGCCGACTTCGTTGTTCACCCACATGACACTGGCCACGGCCACCCGCTCGTCGAGCAGCTCGGCGAAATGCGCCATCTCCACGAGGCCGTCAGGCGAGACGCGAACAAGGCGCTCTTCGCCCCCCTCATGCGCCACTTGATGCACCGCGGCGAGCACGGCCTTGTGCTCGATCGGCGTCGTGAGCGCCGCGTCACGCCCCTGGGCGCGAAGCGTGCGGAACGCACCGAGGATCGCGAAGTTGTCGCCCTCCGTGCCGCCCGAGGTGAAGCACACTTCGTCGGGGTGCGCGCCAAGCGTGGCGGCCAGTCGCTCGCGTGCCTCGTCGAGAGCGACCCGCGCTTCGCGGCCCCAGCGATGGACGCTGGAGGGATTTCCGAAGCGCGCGCCGAAGTAGGGCGCCATGGCGGCCATGACCTCGTCGCGCACCGGGGTGGTGGCGGCGTGATCCAGGTACACGGGCTGAGTCATCACTATAAATTACAGGAAAATGTTCGCCACCTGTATCCACTGTACGGCCGATTTGGGCCGGAACGAGGCCTTTGAGGTCTTTCCCGTAGGCTCCCGGCTGGCCTTCGACGCCGCCAAGGGACGCCTGTGGGTGGTGTGCCGGGCCTGTGACCGATGGAACCTCTCCCCCCTCGAGGAGCGCTGGGAGGCCATCGAGGCCATGGAGCGCCGCTTTCGCGACAGCCGCCTGCGCGTGAGCACCGACAACGTGGGCTTGGCGCGGCTGAAGGAAGGCGTCGATCTGATTCGCATTGGTGTGCCGCAGCGTCCCGAGATGGCCGCCTGGCGCTACGGCGACCAGTTCGGCCGGCGTCGGAAGCGGCAGATGCTGATCACCGGTACGATCGTGGGAAGCGCCGTGGCCGTCGTAGGCGGAATGATCGCCGTCGGCGCCAGCGTGGTCAGTTTTGCCGGTGTCTACGCGAACGGGGGCATCTGGGACGCCTTGATCAATGGGCGGCAGAGCGTGTCGATCGGCAAGATCGCGCTTCCCGATGGTCGCGTGGTCGATGTGCAACGCAAGCACGCGCGCATGAGTGCACTCGAGCGCGGCACGGACGAGGGGCCGCTGCGGTTGCGGTTGGAGTCCGTCATCGGCACGCACGTGCTAGTTGGCGATGACGCCATGAAAGCCGCGGCTCGACTGCTGCCAGCGGTGAATCGTTTCGGCGGATCACGCGTGCAGGTGCAAGACGCGGTCGCGTTGCTCGAGGAGGCGGGCGATCCATTGCGCGTGCTCGCGAGTGTGCAGCAACGCGTGGGCGCCACGAATATGGACGCGCGCTGGGGTGTCGGCGCGAAGGATTGGATCGGCAGCCACAAGCGCAACGTCGTGAAGAAGCTTCCCGGCACGCTGCACACGCTCGCGCCGCGCGATCGCCTTGCGCTCGAGATGGCACTCCACGAGGAAAGCGAGCGGCGCGCGATGGACGGCGAACTGGCCGCCCTCGAACTCGCGTGGGCCGAAGCCGAGCAGATCGCCAAGATCGCCGACGACATGTTCCTGCCGGCGTCGATGGACGAGCAGCTCGACAAACTCCGCGATCGCTGATGTACTCCACGTGCATGCACTGTCGGAAGTCGCTCGGCGCCAACGAGGCCATCGAAGCGCTTCCCATCGGCCGGCGCATTGCCTTCGATGCCCGTCAAGGTCGACTCTGGGTGGTCTGTCGCAGCTGTGAACGATGGAATCTCACGCCGTTCGACGAACGATGGGAAGCGATCGAGCAGAGCGAGCGGGCGTTTCGCGATACGCGGGTGCGCGTCAGCACGGAGAACATCGGACTCGCCCGGCTCGCTGATGGCACAGAGCTCGTCTGCATCGGCGCGCCGCAGCGCCCGGAGTTCGCGGCGTGGCGCTACGGCGATCAATTCGGACGAAGACGCGTCAAGGCGATTGCCACGGGCGTCGGTATCACCGCGGCCGCGGGGTTGATCGTGAGTGGTGCCGTCGCCAGCGGGGTCGGGCTCGTTGCGCTCACGCCGTTCCTCCACATGCTGAACGTCGTTGGTTTCGTCTCCGCCGTGGGGATGGCGCAGAAGCCCATCGATCATCCCGACGGGGGCCGCTTCATGCCGATCGGCAACCCCCGCATCATCCCGAGCGATCGCGCTGCCGGATGGGCCATCGATATCGGCTACGCCGCGCACTATCACGGCCCTGATCCCACGGTGCGCAATGGTGGCTATTGGTCGATGGCGCGCAACCAGGAAGGCAAGAACGAGCTCGGTCGTGTGCAATTGCATGGCGCCGACGCCGTGCCGTTGTTGCGTCGTCTCATGCCGCTGATCAATCGTGGAGGGGCGCGACGCACCGTGATCAACGACGGCGTCTCGCTTATCGCGCAGGCCGGCGGCCCTGAACGCTTCGGCCAATGGGCCGTCGGCATGCGCCGCGAGTGGGCCGCCAAGAGCACCTTCGGCGACACCGGTGATCTCTCCGCCATTCCGGCTGCGGCCCGCCTCGCCTTTGAAATGGCCATCAACGAAGATGCCGAACGTCAGGCGCTCGCAGGTGAACTGGCGTCACTGGAACGCGCGTGGGCCGAAGCCGAGGGCATCGCGGTCATCGCCGATGCGTTGCTGGTACCCGATACGATCACCGCGCAGCTCGATCGGCTTAAACAACCGTAGGCCGCGCGCGTTACTGCTCGCGTATCGCGCGCAACAGCGCCCGTACCGGCGCCGCGTCGGCACCGTGTACCGCCAGCGGCTGCGCCAGCAACTCATAGCGTCCCACCGGCACTACGTCGAGCGCGAGATTCTCCAGTACGAACGCGCCGCCGCCGAAAATCGCGTTGTGCACCGGCAGCTCCGTGCTCGTGCGGCGGTCCACACTGGGGCTATCCACACCCCACAAGGTGAGCCCATGCTGCACCAGCCACTTCGCCGCATCTTCGCTCAGCGCCGGCCAGTTCGCGGGAAACACGCCGGACGCCACCGAGCACCCCGTGCGCACGATCACGCGCGTGGGCACATGCGCGCCCAATAACCGCTGCAGTACCGGAATCGTGATGTCGCCCGCCGCATCGTGATCGGCCGGCAGCGCGATGAGCTGCACCTCGCCCACGAACACCGACGCCGGTAACGACTCCGACGCCGGCCACGACGACTGCACGTGCAACGGCGCGTCCGCATGCGTGCCCACATGCGCACTCGAATGCAACACACCCAAATTCACGCTGCTACCGTCCTCGCGTCGGCACGTCCACCCACAAGAAAACCCCACGTCGTCCGGCCAAGGCGGCGTAGCAGCAGCAAACGGCACACTGATATCAAAGAACACGAAAGTCTCCTTACCCCGTACTCCCTACCCCTTACTTCGCCGTTCCATAGAACTTCGACCGCACCGCCCACAGCTCGGGAAAGAACCGGTGACTTACCGTGCGCGATAAATACTTGGCCCCAAGTGTGCCGCCAGTGCCGAACGTGCCCGGGCCGATGATGCGCTCCACCAGCTGCACATGCAGGAAGCGCCAGCGCGCGAACCGCTGCTCGAACTCCAGCAACCCTTCGACCAGCAGGAACAGCGGCGTCGGTCCCGGGCCCATATACAGCTCG
This region includes:
- a CDS encoding cysteine desulfurase family protein, whose amino-acid sequence is MTQPVYLDHAATTPVRDEVMAAMAPYFGARFGNPSSVHRWGREARVALDEARERLAATLGAHPDEVCFTSGGTEGDNFAILGAFRTLRAQGRDAALTTPIEHKAVLAAVHQVAHEGGEERLVRVSPDGLVEMAHFAELLDERVAVASVMWVNNEVGVMQDVPALAANAKAAGAMFHTDAVQAFGKVPIDAKQTPFDLLTISGHKIGAPKGIGALFIRRDTPLEPMFHGGSQDRGRRPGTENVAFAVGLATAAELLVAEHDDEHARMQKLQAMFERGLRERIPDVIIHAANAPRAPHITNMSIPGTSSESMLMALDLRGIACSAGSACQSGSVSASHVLSAMGVAPDVANAALRLSFGCLSTEACVQRTVDVLARLAEKSRIGKASSAACAFEPVEF
- a CDS encoding cyclase family protein produces the protein MFFDISVPFAAATPPWPDDVGFSCGWTCRREDGSSVNLGVLHSSAHVGTHADAPLHVQSSWPASESLPASVFVGEVQLIALPADHDAAGDITIPVLQRLLGAHVPTRVIVRTGCSVASGVFPANWPALSEDAAKWLVQHGLTLWGVDSPSVDRRTSTELPVHNAIFGGGAFVLENLALDVVPVGRYELLAQPLAVHGADAAPVRALLRAIREQ